A stretch of Manis javanica isolate MJ-LG chromosome 1, MJ_LKY, whole genome shotgun sequence DNA encodes these proteins:
- the HEXB gene encoding beta-hexosaminidase subunit beta isoform X3 has protein sequence MAFNKFNVLHWHIVDDQSFPYQSIIFPGLSNQGSYSLSHVYTPNDVNTVIEYARLRGIRVIPEFDTPGHSQSWGKGQKDLLTPCYSQHVPTGTFGPINPILNSTYSFLYQFFKEISMVFPDQFIHLGGDEVEFDCWKSNPDIQDFMKQKGFYQDFSKLESFYIQKLLNITSTTKKGSIVWQEVFDDKVKLPVGTIVQVWKGQKYRDELHDVTTAGFPVLLSAPWYLDWISYGQDWRKYYEVEPLDFDGSPDQKKLVMGGEACLWGEYVDSTNLTPRLWPRASAVGERLWSHKEVRNLDDAYKRLTGHRCRMVGRGIAAEPLFTGYCNHEAR, from the exons GGGAGCTATTCTTTGTCTCATGTTTACACACCAAATGATGTCAATACAGTGATTGAATATGCCCGATTACGAGGGATTCGGGTCATACCAGAATTTGATACCCCTGGACATTCACAGTCTTGGGGAAAAG gtcAGAAAGACCTCCTGACTCCGTGTTATAGTCAACATGTGCCGACTGGGACCTTTGGACCTATAAACCCTATTCTGAATTCAACTTACAGCTTTCTGTATcagtttttcaaagaaattagtATGGTGTTTCCAGATCAGTTCATTCATTTGGGAGGAGATGAAGTGGAATTTGATTGTTG GAAGTCCAATCCTGATATCCAAGatttcatgaagcagaaaggcttTTACCAAGATTTTTCAAAACTAGAATCTTTCTATATTCAAAA GCTTTTGAATATTACCTCAACCACAAAAAAGGGATCCATAGTCTGGCAAGAGGTTTTTGATGATAAAGTGAAG CTCCCGGTGGGCACAATAGTTCAAGTATGGAAAGGGCAGAAGTATCGTGATGAACTGCATGATGTCACAACAGCTGGCTTCCCTGTGCTCCTTTCTGCTCCTTGGTACTTAGATTGGATTAGTTATGGACAAGATTGGAGAAAATACTATGAAGTGGAACCTCTTGATTTTGATG GTTCTCCAGATCAGAAAAAACTTGTCATGGGTGGAGAAGCTTGTCTGTGGGGAGAATATGTGGATTCAACTAACCTCACTCCGAGATTATG GCCTAGGGCAAGTGCAGTTGGTGAGAGATTGTGGAGTCACAAAGAGGTCAGAAATCTGGATgatgcctacaaaagactcacagGTCACCGCTGCAGAATGGTCGG ACGTGGAATAGCTGCAGAACCTCTTTTTACTGGATACTGTAATCATGAGGCCAGATGA